One Procambarus clarkii isolate CNS0578487 chromosome 15, FALCON_Pclarkii_2.0, whole genome shotgun sequence DNA segment encodes these proteins:
- the LOC138365045 gene encoding uncharacterized protein, translating to MNVVVNVVVNVVFNVVVNIVVNVVVNVMVNVVVNVVMNVDTYDIENVIMNVVVNVVLIAVLNVVVNFLVYVVVNVVFIVVVNVIFNVVVNVVLNVVLKAVGNVAVNFVFNVGVYVMVNVVLNVVVNVVVNVFLNAVVNVVVNVLVNVVMYVVVNDVLNVVLNFVLNVVVNIFLNGVFNVVVNVVVNVVMNIVFNVVVNVVVHVVVNVVVNVVVNIVVNVVLNIVINAVLNVVANGVVNVVVNVVLNVVVNVMLNFVMNVVVNVVLNVVNVVLNADLNVVVNVVLNVVLIVELNNVLNIAVNVVLNVVVNVVSNFVVNVVVNVVVTVVVNVLLSVVVNFVLKVVVNVVANVVVIVVVNVVAIVVLNVVLNILVNVVLNVFVNIVVNVFVNVVVNVVVNIVVNVHENVVVIVVLNVEVNLVVNLVMNVVLSVVVKVVLNVVVNVVVNVVVNFVLNVVVNIVVNIGVNFVLNIVVNVVVNVVSNFVVNVGVNVGVNVVVNVLLSVVVNVVLKVVVNVVANVVVIANVVLNVVVNVVVNVVVNVVWNVVVIVVLNVVVNVMVNVVVNVVVNVVVNVVVNVVVNVVVNVVVNVVVNIVVNVVVNVVMNVVVNVVVDVVLNVVFNVVLNGVLNVVENVVVNVLVNVVVNVVVNVVVNVVVNVVFNVVVNVVLNVVTYVIVNVVMIVVVNVVTYVVVIVVLNVVLNIVVNVVLNVVVNAVLNVMVIDVVNVVLNVVMNVVLNVVVNIEVNVVMNVVCNVEVNVVVNVVTNIVVNVFMNVVVNVVVNVVVNVIFNVALNVWLNVVGNVVVNVI from the exons atgaatgttgtggtgaatgttgtggtgaatgttgtctttaatgttgtggtgaatattgtggtgaatgttgttgtgaatgttatggtgaatgttgtggtgaatgttgtaatGAATGTTGATACGTATGATATTGAGAATGTTAttatgaatgttgtggtgaatgttgttttgATTGCTGTgctgaatgttgttgtgaattttttggtgtatgttgtggtgaatgttgtctttattgttgtggtgaatgttatctttaatgttgtggtgaatgttgttttgaatgttgtcttgaaagcTGTGGGGAATGTTGCGGTGAATTTTGTGTTTAATGTTGGGGTGTATGttatggtgaatgttgtcttgaatgttgtggtgaatgttgtggttaatgtttTCTTGAatgctgtggtgaatgttgtggtgaatgttttgGTGAATGTTGTGATGTATGTTGTGGTAAATGATGTTTTGAATGTTGTGTTGAattttgtcttgaatgttgtggtgaatatttTCTTGAATGGTGTCTTTaatgttgtagtgaatgttgtggttaacgttgtgatgaatattgtctttaatgttgtggtgaatgttgtggtgcatgttgtggtgaatgttgtggtgaatgttgtggtgaatattgtggtgaatgttgtcttgaatattGTGATAAATGCTGTGTTGAATGTTGTGGCGAAtggtgtggtgaatgttgtggttaatgttgttttgaatgttgtggtgaatgttatgtTGAATTTTGtcatgaatgttgtggtgaatgtagtCTTGAATGTTGTGAATGTTGTATTGAATGCTGACttaaatgttgtggtgaatgttgtcttaaaTGTTGTGCTGATTGTTGAGTTGAATAATGTCTTGAATATtgcggtgaatgttgtcttgaatgttgtggtgaatgttgtctcgaattttgtggtgaatgttgttgtgaatgttgtggtgactgttgtggtaaaTGTTcttttgagtgttgtggtgaattTTGTCTTGaaagttgtggtgaatgttgtggcgaATGTTGTGGTGATTG ttgtggtgaatgttgtggcgaTTGTTGTGTTGAATGTTGTGCTGAATAttttggtgaatgttgtcttgaatgtttttgtgaatattgtggtgaatgtttttgtaaatgttgttgtgaatgttgttgtgaatattGTTGTGAATGTTCATGAGAATGTTGTTGTgattgttgtcttgaatgttgaggtgaatcttgtggtgaatcttgtgatgaatgttgtcttgagtgttgtggtgaaagttgtcttgaatgttgttgtgaatgttgtggtgaatgttgtggtgaattttGTCTTAAATGTTGTTGTGAATATTGTGGTAAATATTGGGGTGAATTTTGTCttgaatattgtggtgaatgttgtggtgaatgttgtctcgaattttgtggtgaatgttggtgtgAATGTTGgggtgaatgttgtggtaaatgttctcttgagtgttgtggtgaatgttgtcttgaaagttgtagtgaatgttgtggCGAATGTTGTGGTGATtg cgaatgttgtattgaatgttgtagtgaatgttgtggtgaatgttgtggtgaatgttgtctggaATGTTGTGGTaattgttgtcttgaatgttgtggtgaatgttatggtgaatgttgtggtgaatgttgtggtgaatgttgtggtgaatgttgttgtgaatgttgtagtgaatgttgtggttaatgttgtggtgaatgttgtggtgaatattgTAGTAAATGTTGTAGTAAATGTTGtgatgaatgttgtggtgaatgttgttgtggATGTTGTCCTGAATGTTGTCTTTAATGTTGTTTTGAATGGTGTATTGAATGTTGTGGAGAATGTTGTCGTGAATGTTTTAgtaaatgttgtggtgaatgttgtggttaatgttgtg gtgaatgttgtggtaaatgttgtatttaatgttgtggtcaatgttgtcttgaatgttgttacGTATGTTATTGTGAATGTTGTTATgattgttgtggtgaatgttgttacgtatgttgttgtgattgttgtgttgaatgttgtgttaaatattgtggtgaatgttgttttgAATGTGGTGGTGAATGCTGTCTTGAATGTTATG GTGATTGATGTGGTGAATGTTGTATTGAATGTTGtgatgaatgttgtcttgaatgttgtggtgaatattgAGGTGAATGTTGTGATGAATGTTGTCTGTAATGTtgaagtgaatgttgtggtgaatgttgttacgAATATTGTTGTGAATGTTTTTATGAATGTTGTGGTAaatgttgtagtgaatgttgtggtgaatgttatctTTAATGTTGCTCTGAATGTTTGGCTGAATGTTGTGggtaatgttgtggtgaatgttatctAG